In Kocuria turfanensis, a single genomic region encodes these proteins:
- a CDS encoding MFS transporter, with protein sequence MPVMHAFFSVGTVLGAGIGAGAAALGVPVAWHTGAVAVVVLAVVRTAVRSFRGEDPRARPEPRTDTGSLDLEAVAAASPRTHGVRGAWRTPRNLVVGLFVLGVALAEGAANDWVALALTQGYGTTEALGALGYGIFVTAMTAGRLAGTPLLDRFGRVTILRAAGTLAAAGLGVFVLSPWLWLGLAGLFVWGLGVSLGFPVGMSAAADDTENAAANVSVVSTIGYGAFLGGPPLLGLLGEAVGVRPALGAVGLFVVVSLLLVPALRPANPSAPPRAVGAGSPRDGR encoded by the coding sequence ATGCCGGTCATGCACGCGTTCTTCTCGGTCGGCACCGTGCTCGGCGCGGGGATCGGCGCCGGTGCCGCCGCCCTCGGGGTGCCGGTGGCCTGGCACACGGGGGCCGTGGCCGTGGTGGTCCTGGCGGTCGTCCGGACGGCGGTGCGCTCCTTCCGGGGGGAGGACCCCCGCGCCCGGCCGGAGCCGCGCACCGACACCGGGTCCCTGGACCTCGAGGCCGTCGCCGCCGCGTCCCCGCGCACCCACGGGGTGCGGGGCGCGTGGCGCACCCCGCGCAACCTGGTGGTCGGGCTCTTCGTGCTGGGCGTGGCGCTGGCCGAGGGGGCGGCCAACGACTGGGTCGCGCTCGCCCTGACCCAGGGCTACGGCACCACCGAGGCGCTCGGCGCCCTGGGCTACGGGATCTTCGTGACGGCGATGACCGCCGGCCGGCTCGCCGGCACCCCGCTGCTCGACCGGTTCGGGCGGGTGACGATCCTCCGGGCGGCGGGCACCCTGGCCGCGGCGGGCCTCGGCGTGTTCGTGCTCTCCCCGTGGCTGTGGCTCGGTCTGGCGGGACTGTTCGTGTGGGGCCTGGGGGTCTCCCTCGGCTTCCCGGTCGGCATGTCCGCCGCCGCGGACGACACCGAGAACGCGGCCGCCAACGTCTCGGTCGTCTCGACCATCGGCTACGGCGCCTTCCTCGGGGGCCCGCCGCTGCTGGGCCTGCTCGGCGAGGCGGTCGGGGTGCGCCCGGCGCTGGGCGCCGTGGGGCTGTTCGTCGTCGTCTCCCTGCTCCTGGTACCCGCCCTGCGCCCGGCGAACCCCTCGGCGCCGCCGCGGGCCGTGGGCGCCGGCTCTCCCCGGGACGGCCGATAA
- a CDS encoding MaoC family dehydratase — MSIAFDDLEKGQELGQRRIELSRADLVRYAGASGDLNPIHWNEQFARAVDLPDVIAHGMLTMGAAVQLVTDWAGDPGAVVDYQTRFTKPVVVPNRFGTAVEASTALTVSGRIGALDAAARTARVDLTVTAPDLAEQDADPATAAQLKVLVKAQAVVRLA; from the coding sequence GTGAGCATCGCCTTCGACGACCTCGAGAAGGGCCAGGAGCTCGGGCAGCGCCGCATCGAGCTCTCCCGGGCGGACCTGGTCCGCTACGCCGGCGCCTCCGGGGACCTCAACCCCATCCACTGGAACGAGCAGTTCGCCCGGGCCGTGGACCTGCCCGACGTCATCGCGCACGGGATGCTCACCATGGGCGCCGCCGTGCAGCTCGTCACCGACTGGGCCGGCGACCCCGGCGCCGTCGTCGACTACCAGACCCGCTTCACCAAGCCGGTCGTCGTGCCCAACCGCTTCGGGACCGCGGTCGAGGCCTCCACCGCGCTCACGGTCAGCGGGAGGATCGGGGCGCTCGACGCCGCCGCCCGCACCGCGCGCGTCGACCTCACCGTGACCGCCCCCGACCTCGCCGAGCAGGACGCCGACCCGGCGACCGCCGCGCAGCTCAAGGTGCTGGTGAAGGCCCAGGCCGTGGTGCGGCTGGCATGA
- a CDS encoding MaoC family dehydratase N-terminal domain-containing protein: protein MPLNPDLVGWTYPPTEAYSVGREAIREFARAVQAGHPAHHDVEAARSLGHADLVAPPTFAIVVAQRADAALIADPEAGIDFSRVVHADQRFTHHRPIVAGDELVAELHVDQVRAMGAGAMVTSRAEIRTADGERVATTVSSLLVRGEEQDA, encoded by the coding sequence ATGCCCCTGAACCCCGATCTGGTCGGGTGGACCTATCCGCCGACCGAGGCCTACAGCGTCGGCCGGGAGGCGATCCGCGAGTTCGCCCGCGCCGTCCAGGCCGGCCACCCCGCCCACCACGACGTCGAGGCCGCCCGGTCGCTCGGGCACGCCGACCTCGTGGCGCCCCCCACCTTCGCGATCGTCGTGGCGCAGCGGGCGGACGCCGCGCTGATCGCCGACCCCGAGGCCGGCATCGACTTCTCGCGCGTGGTCCACGCCGACCAGCGCTTCACCCACCACCGCCCGATCGTCGCCGGCGACGAGCTCGTGGCCGAGCTGCACGTGGACCAGGTCCGGGCCATGGGCGCGGGCGCCATGGTGACGTCCCGGGCCGAGATCCGCACCGCGGACGGCGAACGGGTCGCCACGACCGTGTCGTCCCTGCTGGTGCGCGGAGAGGAGCAGGACGCGTGA